A portion of the Algisphaera agarilytica genome contains these proteins:
- a CDS encoding 2Fe-2S iron-sulfur cluster-binding protein: MPKVTYITPAGDEVVVENAEGNLMTAAVENQVTGIDGDCGGVCSCATCHVHVDPAWTDKVGPATEAEQGMLEFEDGVEDNSRLGCQVKLTSELDGLVVRVVGR; the protein is encoded by the coding sequence ATGCCCAAAGTCACCTACATCACCCCCGCTGGCGACGAAGTTGTTGTCGAAAACGCCGAAGGCAACCTCATGACCGCTGCGGTCGAGAACCAGGTCACCGGCATCGACGGCGACTGCGGCGGCGTGTGCTCTTGCGCGACCTGCCACGTCCACGTCGACCCCGCCTGGACCGACAAGGTCGGCCCCGCCACCGAAGCGGAGCAAGGCATGCTCGAGTTTGAAGACGGCGTCGAAGACAACAGCCGCCTGGGCTGCCAAGTCAAGCTGACAAGCGAACTCGACGGCTTGGTCGTGCGGGTCGTCGGCCGATGA
- a CDS encoding RNA recognition motif domain-containing protein yields the protein MKFYVGNLNFRVTEDELRALFEPYGPINDLIILTDRETGRSRGFGFITLADDEKAKQAYDDLNQKDFEGRTLVMNEARDRNDRPTGGGYAGGGQQPARGAAGDAGYTTRSEGGYSNRTYTNNHTDPASEVVDSSGDDDEVPESGGYSGGYSRGGDA from the coding sequence ATGAAATTTTACGTCGGCAACCTCAACTTCCGCGTCACCGAAGACGAACTCCGGGCACTGTTTGAGCCTTACGGCCCAATCAACGATCTGATCATCCTGACCGATCGCGAGACCGGACGCTCACGCGGCTTCGGCTTCATCACGCTCGCCGACGACGAGAAGGCCAAGCAGGCCTACGACGATTTGAACCAGAAAGACTTCGAGGGCCGTACGCTCGTGATGAACGAAGCGCGCGACCGCAACGACCGTCCCACGGGCGGCGGCTACGCGGGCGGCGGCCAACAGCCGGCCCGCGGCGCGGCCGGCGACGCGGGCTACACCACCCGCAGCGAAGGCGGCTACTCGAACCGCACTTACACCAACAACCACACCGACCCGGCGTCGGAAGTTGTCGACTCCAGCGGAGACGACGACGAAGTGCCGGAAAGCGGTGGCTATTCAGGGGGATACTCCCGAGGCGGCGACGCCTGA
- a CDS encoding gluconokinase codes for MPDSPPAPYSAWIVMGVSGSGKSTVAEALANAMQVAYADADDFHPPENVAKMRSGVPLEDVDRWPWLDTLSRWLVEESPCVLACSAHKQSHRTRLAQHGAAIRFVYLHTDIQTLRQRMESREHFMPVSLLQTQFDAMEPPSEDDALILDGTLPVDQLVAAIVSDARR; via the coding sequence ATGCCTGATTCTCCCCCCGCCCCGTACTCCGCTTGGATCGTGATGGGGGTCAGCGGCAGCGGCAAATCCACGGTCGCAGAGGCCTTGGCCAACGCCATGCAGGTGGCGTACGCCGACGCGGACGACTTCCATCCCCCTGAAAACGTGGCCAAGATGCGTAGCGGGGTGCCGTTGGAAGATGTCGACCGATGGCCCTGGCTGGACACGCTCAGCCGTTGGCTGGTCGAGGAATCGCCTTGCGTATTGGCGTGTTCCGCCCACAAGCAATCGCACCGCACGCGGCTGGCACAGCACGGCGCCGCGATCCGTTTCGTGTACCTGCACACCGACATCCAGACGCTTCGGCAACGCATGGAATCACGCGAGCACTTCATGCCCGTGTCGCTTCTCCAGACCCAATTTGATGCGATGGAACCCCCCAGCGAAGACGACGCCCTGATCCTCGACGGCACGCTGCCCGTGGATCAACTCGTCGCAGCGATCGTGTCCGACGCCCGGCGGTAG
- a CDS encoding AraC family transcriptional regulator, giving the protein MKAVLEDIPTSEHAAFATRRFFQAGWPFNWHLHPEHELTLVRQGTGRRYVGDHIEDFGPGDLVLLASNVPHTWQADVKAEPWCESIVAQFRDDALGPGFFDLPELAKVRDLLKAAQRGLRFPEAQAVASTLETLPDQSPPRRLLVLLDCLYELADRPWVSLASEPASPRLRPRDRSRIDTVSAYVQSHYAEPISLDEVAGLVHMSRTAFCRFFQRVMGRTFIQYLHELRVSQACRLLVETDLPIADVGFRVGFGNLANFNRVFKRLRGVTPSVVRRGGVGAAAGRA; this is encoded by the coding sequence ATGAAGGCCGTTCTCGAGGACATCCCGACGTCGGAGCACGCCGCGTTCGCCACGCGTCGCTTTTTCCAAGCGGGTTGGCCTTTCAACTGGCACCTGCATCCCGAGCACGAACTGACGCTGGTCCGCCAGGGGACGGGGCGTCGCTACGTCGGCGACCACATCGAAGACTTCGGGCCCGGCGATCTGGTGCTGCTCGCCTCGAACGTCCCGCACACCTGGCAGGCGGATGTGAAAGCGGAGCCGTGGTGCGAGTCGATCGTGGCGCAGTTCCGGGACGATGCGCTGGGGCCGGGCTTCTTCGACCTGCCCGAGTTGGCCAAGGTGCGCGATCTGCTCAAAGCGGCGCAGCGTGGGCTGCGCTTCCCCGAGGCGCAGGCGGTCGCCTCGACGCTGGAGACGCTGCCCGATCAGTCGCCGCCGCGGAGGTTGCTGGTGCTGCTGGATTGTTTGTACGAGTTGGCGGATCGGCCGTGGGTGAGTCTGGCCAGCGAGCCGGCGTCGCCCCGCTTGCGTCCGCGTGACCGGTCGCGCATCGATACGGTTTCGGCCTACGTTCAGAGTCACTATGCCGAGCCGATCAGCCTGGACGAGGTGGCAGGTTTGGTGCACATGAGCCGGACCGCGTTTTGCCGTTTCTTTCAGCGGGTGATGGGGCGCACGTTTATTCAGTACCTCCACGAGCTGCGTGTGAGCCAGGCGTGTCGGCTGTTGGTCGAGACCGACCTGCCCATCGCAGACGTGGGGTTCCGTGTCGGCTTCGGGAACCTGGCGAACTTCAATCGTGTGTTCAAACGCCTGCGCGGGGTGACGCCCTCGGTGGTCCGCCGCGGGGGCGTAGGCGCAGCGGCAGGCCGAGCGTGA
- a CDS encoding ABC transporter ATP-binding protein produces MDQPNTPDPLLQIQDLSVSFPAQGGQRLQAANGVNLSIFPKQTLAVVGESGSGKSVSAMSILQLIPTPPGKYDTGKILWRGGGEAERDLLAFNDKQMRQVRGNQIAMIFQEPMTSLNPVYTIGQQIMEAVLLHQTVDRGQAVAIAEQALRDVGIADPSSRLKEYPHQLSGGMRQRVMIAMALACQPELLLADEPTTALDVTIQAQILELLRKLQREKGMSILLITHDLGVVAENADVVAVMFAGRIVEYGSVQAIFNNPMHPYTRGLLRSMPVLGRKVDRLDTVMDGATIPEDFPEGFVVQPHDPEFKPVAGGEKYGGNDAQLHEIQPEHWVLCAAVSDAAKAKATRPELAYRRASDTIAATS; encoded by the coding sequence ATGGACCAGCCCAACACGCCCGATCCTCTGCTGCAGATCCAAGACCTGTCGGTGAGTTTCCCGGCTCAGGGCGGCCAGCGTCTGCAGGCGGCGAACGGGGTGAACCTTTCGATCTTTCCCAAGCAAACCCTCGCGGTGGTGGGCGAGTCGGGCTCGGGCAAATCGGTCTCGGCGATGTCGATCCTGCAGTTGATCCCCACGCCGCCGGGCAAGTACGACACCGGCAAAATCCTCTGGCGGGGCGGCGGCGAGGCGGAGCGGGACCTGCTGGCGTTCAACGACAAACAGATGCGACAGGTCCGCGGCAACCAGATCGCGATGATCTTTCAGGAGCCGATGACCAGCCTCAACCCGGTGTACACCATCGGCCAGCAGATCATGGAGGCGGTCCTCCTGCACCAAACGGTCGATCGCGGCCAGGCGGTGGCGATCGCTGAGCAGGCGCTGCGTGACGTCGGGATCGCCGACCCGTCCTCCCGGCTGAAGGAATACCCCCACCAGCTCTCCGGCGGGATGCGGCAGCGGGTCATGATCGCCATGGCCTTGGCGTGTCAGCCCGAGTTGCTGTTGGCCGACGAACCCACGACCGCGCTGGACGTGACGATCCAGGCCCAGATCCTCGAGCTGCTGCGGAAGCTTCAGCGCGAGAAGGGGATGTCGATCCTGCTGATCACGCACGACCTGGGCGTGGTCGCGGAAAACGCGGATGTGGTCGCCGTGATGTTTGCCGGGCGGATCGTGGAGTACGGAAGCGTGCAGGCGATCTTCAACAATCCCATGCACCCCTACACCCGCGGGCTCCTGCGATCCATGCCCGTGCTCGGCCGAAAGGTCGATCGCCTGGACACCGTGATGGACGGCGCCACGATCCCTGAAGACTTCCCCGAAGGTTTTGTGGTGCAGCCCCACGACCCGGAGTTCAAGCCCGTTGCGGGAGGCGAGAAATACGGCGGCAACGACGCCCAGCTCCACGAAATCCAGCCCGAACACTGGGTGCTCTGTGCAGCGGTGTCGGACGCAGCCAAAGCCAAAGCGACTCGGCCCGAACTCGCCTACCGCCGGGCGTCGGACACGATCGCTGCGACGAGTTGA
- a CDS encoding ABC transporter permease codes for MTKAVTPTATEEEAVEKAPLPRSLSGQVGLRLIGQWGARIGLAWIATLILLAVFAPVLASSHPFVWKVDGKVSSPWLEHLSAVDVVLLLSLFLAVVLLALRKFAVGTRLAVWAWITTLLAGVAAGRSAMTLWSRQQDDGPGLVFVLVIIMLVGLMGLLVAIPWLSSATKRLKLAVGVIGVVVAGGFWFADVSPPANIVYSQYREATVAGQVEWQVLPPLAFSPNDYQRDTMSATGVDPRLAKPTLAHPLGTDESGADVLSRMIHATRIALAIGLIATGIAVALGILVGGLMGYFAGWVDLLGMRLVEIFSAIPVIFLLIMIVAFYGRNLYLMMVIIGVTGWVGYAIFIRAEFLKLRKMDYVQAAHACGTPLWSILFRHMLPNGVTPVLVLASFGIASAILTESTLSFLGLGLVEEPSWGQLLNQARRADGQWGLTWFPGLAIFLTVFAYNLVGEAMRDALDPRSAD; via the coding sequence ATGACTAAGGCTGTCACCCCGACTGCGACCGAAGAGGAGGCCGTCGAGAAGGCGCCGCTGCCACGCAGCTTGTCGGGGCAGGTTGGCTTGCGCCTGATCGGGCAGTGGGGGGCTCGCATCGGGTTGGCCTGGATCGCCACCCTGATCCTGTTGGCGGTTTTCGCCCCGGTGCTCGCCAGCAGCCACCCGTTTGTATGGAAGGTTGATGGCAAAGTGAGTAGCCCGTGGCTGGAGCACCTCTCGGCGGTGGACGTGGTGCTGCTGCTGAGCTTGTTCTTGGCGGTGGTCTTGTTGGCGCTGCGTAAATTTGCAGTGGGCACTCGGCTGGCCGTTTGGGCGTGGATCACCACGCTCCTGGCGGGCGTCGCGGCGGGGCGTTCGGCGATGACCCTCTGGTCACGGCAACAAGACGACGGCCCGGGCTTGGTCTTCGTGCTCGTGATCATCATGCTCGTCGGCCTCATGGGGCTCTTGGTCGCCATCCCTTGGCTTTCCTCGGCGACCAAACGGCTGAAACTCGCCGTCGGGGTGATTGGCGTCGTCGTCGCGGGGGGATTCTGGTTTGCCGACGTCAGCCCGCCCGCCAACATCGTCTACTCCCAGTACCGCGAAGCGACCGTCGCGGGGCAAGTCGAGTGGCAAGTGCTTCCACCTTTGGCGTTTTCGCCCAACGACTACCAGCGCGACACCATGTCGGCCACGGGGGTCGATCCCCGTTTGGCCAAGCCCACCCTCGCCCACCCGCTGGGCACCGACGAGAGCGGCGCGGACGTCCTGTCTCGCATGATCCACGCCACGCGCATCGCGCTGGCCATCGGCCTGATCGCCACCGGCATCGCCGTCGCCCTGGGCATCCTCGTCGGCGGCCTCATGGGCTATTTCGCGGGCTGGGTAGATCTCCTGGGCATGCGGCTGGTCGAAATCTTTTCCGCGATCCCCGTGATCTTCCTGCTCATCATGATCGTGGCGTTCTACGGGCGCAACCTCTACCTCATGATGGTCATTATCGGCGTCACCGGTTGGGTGGGCTACGCGATCTTCATCCGAGCCGAGTTCCTCAAGCTCCGCAAGATGGACTACGTCCAGGCCGCCCACGCTTGCGGCACCCCACTCTGGTCGATCCTGTTCCGGCACATGCTGCCCAACGGCGTGACGCCCGTTCTGGTCCTCGCCAGCTTCGGCATCGCCTCGGCGATCCTCACCGAATCCACCCTCAGCTTCCTCGGGCTGGGGCTCGTCGAAGAGCCGAGCTGGGGCCAACTGCTCAATCAGGCCCGCCGGGCCGACGGGCAGTGGGGGCTGACTTGGTTCCCGGGTTTGGCCATCTTCCTGACCGTGTTTGCCTACAACCTCGTCGGCGAGGCGATGCGCGATGCGCTCGACCCGCGCTCGGCCGACTAA
- a CDS encoding cytochrome P450: MSESKCPMRDPFRQDRQDTGVKTVKAEGQDVPLILRMQDARRTAKDWKTFSNDNPLMIVLHSEAHVRDVRQLPIETDPPDHTDYRKLVEPTFRRPKDDPEYQADMRVMIAEEVDKALAAEEVEVVRGFALPIQSRGLTRLLGVADSEADQWIGWGVHVFRDSEQGSKSNELDTYILDKFAAMEGSDADDFFSALNRIDFRGRKLTLEEKHGFANMAFAGGRDTVIQTVSSIMAYLAEHQDALGFLREHPDNITTATEEFVRWVSPLTAISRTCPVTTDVKGVEVKAGDRVGICWPSANRDESVFQNPDDVVLDRAPNPHVGFGFGIHNCLGQHQARLIIRALLQELCDKVDRLDLVEAVPEVEEESSYTRQVGYKSVRLKFVAK; the protein is encoded by the coding sequence ATGTCCGAATCCAAATGCCCCATGCGCGACCCGTTCCGTCAAGACCGCCAGGACACCGGCGTCAAAACCGTCAAGGCCGAGGGCCAGGACGTCCCGCTGATCCTCCGCATGCAGGACGCCCGCCGCACCGCCAAAGACTGGAAGACCTTCAGCAACGACAACCCGCTGATGATCGTGCTCCACTCCGAAGCCCACGTCCGCGACGTCCGTCAGCTGCCCATCGAAACCGATCCCCCGGACCACACCGACTACCGCAAGCTGGTCGAGCCCACGTTCCGCCGCCCGAAAGACGATCCGGAATACCAGGCCGACATGCGCGTGATGATCGCCGAGGAAGTCGACAAAGCCCTCGCCGCCGAGGAAGTTGAAGTGGTGCGCGGCTTTGCGTTGCCGATCCAGTCGCGTGGCCTGACCCGCTTGCTCGGCGTCGCCGACTCCGAGGCTGACCAGTGGATCGGCTGGGGCGTCCACGTCTTCCGCGACAGCGAACAGGGCTCCAAGAGCAACGAGCTCGACACCTACATCCTCGACAAGTTCGCCGCGATGGAAGGCTCCGACGCCGACGACTTCTTCAGTGCGCTCAACCGCATCGATTTCCGCGGCCGCAAGCTCACCCTCGAAGAAAAGCACGGCTTCGCCAACATGGCCTTCGCCGGCGGACGCGACACCGTCATCCAAACCGTCTCCAGCATCATGGCCTACCTCGCCGAGCACCAGGACGCTTTAGGCTTCCTCCGCGAGCACCCCGACAACATCACCACCGCCACCGAAGAATTCGTCCGCTGGGTCAGCCCCCTCACCGCGATCTCCCGCACCTGTCCGGTCACCACCGACGTGAAGGGTGTCGAAGTGAAAGCCGGCGACCGCGTCGGGATCTGCTGGCCCTCAGCCAACCGCGACGAATCCGTCTTCCAAAACCCCGACGACGTCGTCCTCGACCGCGCCCCCAACCCCCACGTCGGCTTCGGCTTCGGCATCCACAACTGCCTCGGCCAACACCAGGCCCGCCTCATCATCCGCGCCCTACTGCAGGAACTCTGCGACAAGGTCGACCGCCTCGACCTGGTCGAAGCCGTCCCCGAAGTCGAAGAAGAATCCAGCTACACCCGCCAAGTCGGCTACAAATCCGTCCGGCTCAAATTCGTCGCCAAGTAG
- a CDS encoding NAD(P)/FAD-dependent oxidoreductase — MEDTQRPEYDVVVIGGSIAGAATALQLLRGSRGCGCGMGDGCGCAELDKPLRVLVIERQVEFGRRVGESTVELSTYMLTRILGLTRHLNENHIVKQGFRYWFTNPDARDMGKSTEMGGRYLTRVGSFQVDRAELDKEVLRRVEALGGEIWKPANVRSLTLEEGGTQTLTVKVGDEERTVTSRWVVDASGRQAMIARQRGEVEPIKGHPSAAVWARWKNTLDFDSPDTIARFPELGKGMFGTRHTATNHIMGDGWWAWVIPLKNGHTSVGVTWDQRIFKWPRTQGSTLAEQLRSVLETHPVGRALLEDAELIESDVHVRRNLPYQCKTAAGDGFLLVGDAAGFVDPFYSMGLDFLSMTSTSGVDMILTERRGDCIKAKLARHNDMVGKSIPRWFEAIFRDKYFYMGDFELMRIAFLVDIGLYYLGIVRPPYKNGKMAIKDGMFYAKAAKPFYLYMRFVNHRLAALGAERRKRGTFGRRNAGQRMLVPGFAFDSSIVKATARAMIYLLKLELSEGWRCWRPKRGADGSIVLRDKDKPDEMKTPTSLQTAG; from the coding sequence ATGGAAGACACGCAAAGACCTGAGTACGACGTTGTGGTGATCGGCGGATCGATTGCGGGAGCCGCGACCGCGCTCCAGCTGCTGCGCGGAAGCCGCGGCTGTGGCTGCGGGATGGGCGACGGCTGTGGTTGTGCCGAGCTGGACAAGCCGCTCCGCGTGCTGGTCATCGAACGCCAGGTCGAGTTCGGCCGACGCGTAGGCGAGTCGACCGTCGAGCTGAGCACCTACATGCTCACCCGCATCCTCGGGCTCACGCGACACCTCAACGAAAACCACATCGTCAAGCAGGGCTTCCGCTACTGGTTCACCAACCCGGACGCCCGGGACATGGGCAAGAGCACCGAGATGGGCGGACGCTACCTCACGCGTGTCGGCTCGTTTCAGGTCGACCGCGCTGAACTCGACAAGGAAGTTCTCCGCCGGGTCGAAGCGCTGGGCGGCGAGATCTGGAAGCCCGCGAACGTGCGGTCGTTGACCCTGGAAGAGGGCGGCACGCAGACGCTGACGGTGAAGGTCGGCGACGAAGAGCGCACCGTGACGTCACGCTGGGTCGTCGATGCGTCGGGTCGACAGGCGATGATTGCTCGTCAGCGCGGCGAGGTCGAGCCGATCAAAGGCCACCCCAGCGCCGCGGTGTGGGCGCGGTGGAAGAACACGCTGGACTTCGACAGCCCCGACACGATCGCACGCTTCCCGGAGCTGGGCAAAGGCATGTTCGGCACACGCCACACCGCGACGAATCACATCATGGGCGACGGCTGGTGGGCGTGGGTCATCCCGCTCAAGAACGGCCACACCTCGGTCGGCGTGACGTGGGACCAGCGCATCTTCAAGTGGCCCCGCACGCAGGGCAGCACGCTCGCCGAGCAACTCCGCAGTGTTTTGGAGACCCACCCCGTGGGCCGAGCGCTTTTGGAAGACGCCGAGCTCATCGAGAGCGATGTCCACGTTCGGCGGAACTTGCCATACCAATGCAAGACCGCCGCGGGCGACGGCTTCCTTCTCGTGGGTGACGCGGCGGGGTTTGTCGATCCGTTCTACAGCATGGGCCTGGATTTCCTCTCGATGACCTCCACCTCGGGGGTGGACATGATCCTGACCGAGCGTCGCGGAGATTGCATCAAAGCGAAGTTGGCCCGGCACAACGACATGGTCGGCAAGAGCATCCCCCGCTGGTTCGAAGCGATCTTCCGGGACAAGTACTTCTACATGGGCGATTTCGAGTTGATGCGGATCGCGTTCCTGGTGGACATCGGATTGTATTACCTGGGCATCGTCCGCCCGCCGTACAAGAACGGCAAGATGGCTATCAAGGACGGCATGTTCTACGCCAAGGCGGCGAAGCCGTTCTACCTGTACATGCGTTTTGTTAACCATCGGCTCGCGGCACTCGGTGCGGAGCGACGCAAACGCGGGACGTTCGGCCGGCGTAACGCGGGGCAACGCATGCTCGTGCCGGGCTTTGCGTTCGATTCATCGATCGTCAAAGCAACCGCGCGGGCGATGATCTACTTGCTCAAACTCGAGCTATCCGAGGGCTGGCGATGCTGGCGTCCGAAGCGTGGAGCGGACGGCTCGATCGTGCTTCGGGACAAGGACAAGCCCGACGAGATGAAGACGCCGACGTCATTGCAAACGGCCGGTTGA
- a CDS encoding RNA recognition motif domain-containing protein, translated as MKIYVGNMSFKSTEESLHALFSNYGEVSEVAIINDRETGRPRGFAFVTMADDEAGKKAIEDLNGNEFEGRNLNVNEARPKTPGGGGGYGGGGGNRGGGGGGYGGGGGGGRRDSW; from the coding sequence ATGAAAATTTACGTCGGCAACATGAGCTTTAAATCGACCGAAGAGTCGCTGCACGCCCTATTCTCGAACTACGGTGAAGTCTCCGAAGTCGCGATCATCAACGACCGTGAGACCGGCCGCCCCCGCGGCTTCGCGTTTGTCACCATGGCCGACGATGAAGCGGGCAAGAAGGCGATCGAAGACCTCAACGGCAACGAGTTCGAAGGCCGTAACCTCAACGTCAACGAAGCCCGTCCCAAGACCCCCGGCGGCGGTGGCGGCTACGGCGGCGGCGGTGGCAACCGCGGCGGCGGCGGTGGTGGCTACGGCGGTGGTGGCGGCGGTGGCCGTCGCGACAGCTGGTAA
- a CDS encoding NAD(P)/FAD-dependent oxidoreductase: MSSESQQHCVIVGAGHAAAQLCASLIQSDWDGKLTVVGDEPHAPYHRPPLSKTQLNPADNPELQWIRPAAFYTDNNIELLTGHRVTEIDRNAKTLTLDGPDTQSLSYDTLVLATGSTHRKLPIPGVDHPRVSTLQTAAQAEAVRNQVPNAKSVVIIGAGFIGLEAASSLSKLGLNVTVLEFADRVLSRVTSPPVSAFFESLHKNNGIDLRTSAQATAIEEQDGKLTVHTKAGDTFPADFVLMGVGAAPNDQLAAAADLPTDNGIHVNEFNQTADASIYAVGDCANQHHPLYDTRMRLESVQNANDQAKTAAAAIAGQPKAHTALPWFWSDQYDVKFQIVGISTGYDQCIVRGTPEPGQPFSAWYFKDKQLIAVDAINDPRAYAVAGKIIPMQGKPNQALVADASSELKAILQSAKES, from the coding sequence ATGAGCAGCGAATCCCAGCAACATTGTGTGATCGTCGGGGCGGGCCACGCCGCGGCGCAGCTGTGTGCGTCCCTGATCCAGAGCGACTGGGACGGCAAGCTCACTGTCGTGGGCGATGAGCCCCATGCGCCGTATCACCGCCCGCCGCTGTCCAAGACGCAGCTCAACCCGGCAGATAACCCCGAATTGCAGTGGATCCGCCCCGCTGCGTTCTACACCGACAACAACATCGAGCTGCTCACCGGGCATCGTGTCACCGAGATCGATCGTAATGCCAAGACGCTCACCCTCGACGGCCCCGACACACAGTCGCTCAGCTACGACACCCTCGTCCTCGCCACGGGCTCGACGCACCGCAAGCTGCCGATCCCCGGCGTCGACCACCCACGTGTGTCCACTCTGCAAACCGCCGCTCAAGCCGAGGCCGTCCGTAACCAGGTGCCCAACGCTAAGTCCGTCGTCATCATCGGCGCCGGCTTCATCGGTCTCGAAGCCGCGTCCTCGCTCAGTAAACTCGGGCTCAACGTCACCGTGCTCGAGTTCGCTGACCGCGTGTTGTCGCGCGTGACCTCGCCACCCGTCTCAGCGTTCTTCGAATCGCTGCACAAAAACAACGGCATCGACCTACGCACCAGCGCCCAAGCCACCGCGATCGAGGAACAAGACGGCAAGCTCACCGTCCACACCAAAGCCGGCGACACCTTCCCGGCCGACTTCGTGCTGATGGGCGTGGGCGCCGCGCCAAACGACCAACTCGCCGCCGCCGCCGACCTCCCCACCGACAACGGCATCCACGTCAACGAGTTCAACCAGACCGCCGACGCCTCGATCTACGCCGTGGGCGACTGTGCCAACCAGCACCACCCGCTCTACGACACCCGTATGCGTCTCGAGTCGGTGCAGAACGCCAACGACCAAGCGAAGACCGCCGCCGCCGCCATCGCCGGCCAACCCAAAGCCCACACCGCCCTGCCGTGGTTCTGGTCCGACCAATACGACGTCAAGTTCCAGATCGTCGGCATCTCCACCGGCTACGACCAGTGCATCGTCCGCGGCACCCCCGAACCCGGGCAGCCCTTTTCCGCCTGGTACTTCAAAGACAAACAACTCATCGCCGTCGACGCGATCAACGACCCGCGGGCCTACGCCGTCGCCGGCAAGATCATCCCGATGCAGGGCAAACCCAACCAGGCCCTCGTCGCCGACGCGTCTTCCGAACTCAAAGCCATCCTCCAGTCCGCCAAGGAGTCTTGA
- a CDS encoding RNA recognition motif domain-containing protein produces the protein MKIYVGNMNFRTTEESLHALFSNYGEVTEVAIINDRETGRPRGFAFVTMADDEAGKKAIEDLNGNEFEGRNLNVNEARPKSPGGGGGYGGGGGNRGGGGGGYGGGGGGGRRDSW, from the coding sequence ATGAAGATTTACGTCGGCAACATGAACTTCCGCACGACCGAAGAGTCGCTGCACGCCCTGTTCTCGAACTACGGTGAAGTCACCGAAGTCGCGATCATCAACGACCGTGAGACCGGCCGCCCCCGCGGCTTTGCGTTTGTCACCATGGCCGATGACGAAGCGGGCAAGAAGGCGATCGAAGACCTCAACGGCAACGAGTTCGAAGGCCGTAACCTCAACGTCAACGAAGCTCGACCCAAGAGCCCCGGCGGCGGTGGCGGCTACGGCGGTGGCGGTGGCAACCGCGGCGGCGGTGGTGGTGGCTACGGCGGTGGTGGCGGCGGTGGCCGTCGCGACAGCTGGTAA
- a CDS encoding type I restriction enzyme HsdR N-terminal domain-containing protein, with amino-acid sequence MAKKRTKKKTTSKRKNVELFVQTVQEREIPEGTPNAALIEAAPLIGEDPSKEGYITDFISGKSVRDTPEEREAVQVFSMALVQDYGYPKSHIQTRPQHRVRKKPSDKSGKYPVDIAVFGTEDRKDDEAYIIVECKKKNRKDGQNQLEDYLRFSAARLGVWFNGEERLFLEKIEGQGKVTFRELPNIPRYG; translated from the coding sequence ATGGCCAAGAAGCGAACGAAGAAGAAAACTACCTCAAAGCGTAAAAACGTGGAATTGTTCGTGCAGACGGTGCAGGAACGCGAAATTCCTGAGGGCACCCCGAACGCGGCACTGATCGAAGCAGCTCCGTTAATCGGGGAGGATCCGTCAAAAGAGGGGTACATCACCGATTTCATCTCGGGCAAGTCAGTCCGCGACACGCCCGAGGAACGGGAAGCCGTCCAGGTATTTTCGATGGCTCTGGTGCAAGACTACGGATATCCGAAGTCACATATCCAAACTCGACCTCAACACCGGGTCCGCAAAAAGCCATCGGACAAGAGCGGCAAGTATCCCGTCGATATCGCGGTGTTTGGCACCGAGGACCGCAAGGATGATGAGGCCTATATCATCGTCGAATGCAAAAAGAAGAACCGCAAGGACGGGCAGAACCAGCTCGAAGACTACTTGCGTTTTTCGGCAGCCCGCCTGGGGGTCTGGTTTAACGGCGAAGAGCGGCTCTTTCTCGAAAAAATCGAGGGTCAAGGCAAGGTCACTTTCCGTGAACTGCCGAACATCCCCCGGTACGGGTAA